The proteins below come from a single Aptenodytes patagonicus chromosome 2, bAptPat1.pri.cur, whole genome shotgun sequence genomic window:
- the JCAD gene encoding junctional cadherin 5-associated protein isoform X1, which produces MFSVEDLLISHGYKLSKNPPVSYENRYDGYRHEIVGNRSAQRTLNGFEAESRARAYSKKPLVKTNSSSTESSHGSQGRQAGPGYHHDLQGLSTFHTSEGGVYDRPQLAWSSQPKTDKDLAYWRRRGQDFSVLLGYSQKGGVEMKGVAAAPGAPRHPKESQLKVGTGAGYVRRSGLQESCEVPGDCKWQSLGMESWNQPKKVGRQMSEGDREKLLQELYSLTLGDNVLSAHNKGKSQSLPRVLSPESMRCVEMPPLTNSNNSLSVTKTPSYPPNRLSVEPAKHHETGGHFLPLVKPKYGRPLKPPSYEQQRQTRAPAETAGFQDHYQKDEPISYLAKGNEPRQDACIQESGLEPPVYVPPPSYKSPPHQNVTPHPLNEVPNTNTYATSDQQGPAERVVPCQRPVANTFEVGGDPCKDNYLPHGKQSHARRPTDYLRSVQYIPFDDPRIRHIKIAPPAGLQDNTKYTENACSPSSGALQERDLEVQYNSAFLDASDLSNSAKGERTSDSSTHSNRWLAPSIRGQENCALPDQRDSCSTTNHSPRNEASAEYTKGKLSVRNSHMDSTCETVTKVKKFEPGTGMQSKKSSKKKMNETIFCLVSIPVKSESNVPDTDRNNNITQSPDKNGFDNNGALQEQSLLSMSSTDLELQALTGSMTNKNELQKQELWRPEEFKQMNDLRFIQPTKHRELKYSGSWPGDQYKDQQTQTSFAEEPKSPQFFHGTKPGQPNSKKPLSPKLLGCTASTIGSKQIGLPSDERSCRQRAYGMKGQMYLSQSSNSAFSRTATSVLQAPSPKAHQSQPVPSQERETSLLSKGDVVKGEAGAPCNSKELFGQFLLKPVSRRPWDAISELESFNKELQGQEESPSSEEYLESAAASPQAGALTQRRASRNENSNQEPKHGGKLEAVVPEVPVFKSGRVKSKSESWSMGTEHGSEPGCVGSQGSSQPGGSSEGVGPADGSLITEMRTGEAKSRTSKQPVRVGPLKRVLSSSPSSSCRSNPFNNPVLQEMSKDQNYLDFVKLSKGATPTNDTALERGSVVRLSLTKRNQGHSEPDLRSVGLDVAPGPGANNSDHSSNANAVEIPVNESLQARAARILGIDIAVESLLPDDHVGPAPGTSPANGAQDFESSVRSTVSDKEGKKDGSYEGRRKCGWTESALFVGVGRRSLYPDECQTTQQEASTKTLVTEQVLEQPASPSRGEDQNLVCKSAVYQHSEKRVRSTSKVIETLQGKLTSPPSRTAMDRLVRMKEVDSVSRMRRLSIKSADSGEEVDEEKLSRVQEERGSKLASSGAVSKRVISLSENGYLGGMDKKKIDRDFSLGKTLLWEIQVGTISLCNGHDPFADAHIMLLK; this is translated from the coding sequence gGTTTATGACAGGCCTCAATTAGCATGGTCTTCCCAGCCCAAGACTGATAAAGATCTTGCCTACTGGAGAAGACGAGGACAGGACTTCAGCGTGCTCCTGGGCTATTCCCAGAAAGGCGGTGTGGAAATGAAAGGCGTGGCCGCAGCCCCGGGGGCACCCCGGCACCCCAAGGAGAGTCAGCTGAAGGTGGGGACGGGTGCAGGTTATGTCAGAAGAAGCGGCTTGCAGGAGAGCTGTGAAGTGCCTGGCGACTGCAAATGGCAAAGTCTGGGAATGGAAAGCTGGAACCAGCCAAAAAAGGTAGGAAGGCAAATGTCCGAGGGTGACAGGGAGAAGCTGCTTCAAGAGCTGTATTCGCTGACCCTGGGAGACAACGTACTGAGCGCCCACAACAAGGGGAAATCCCAGTCCTTGCCGAGGGTTCTTTCGCCGGAGAGCATGAGGTGCGTGGAAATGCCCCCGCTGACCAACAGTAACAACTCGCTCAGCGTAACTAAAACCCCCTCCTATCCCCCGAACAGACTGAGTGTGGAACCAGCCAAGCACCATGAAACGGGAGGCCATTTCCTTCCCCTGGTGAAACCCAAGTACGGGAGACCTCTGAAACCTCCATCCTATGAACAGCAGCGGCAGACGAGGGCACCTGCAGAAACCGCGGGTTTCCAGGACCACTACCAGAAAGATGAACCCATCTCCTACTTAGCCAAAGGTAATGAGCCCAGGCAAGATGCTTGCATTCAAGAGTCTGGTTTGGAGCCCCCGGTCTACGTACCTCCTCCTTCCTACAAATCCCCACCTCATCAAAACGTGACCCCACATCCCCTCAATGAAGTGCCTAACACCAACACGTATGCCACCAGTGATCAGCAAGGTCCTGCAGAGCGGGTTGTCCCCTGCCAAAGACCAGTTGCGAATACTTTTGAAGTAGGGGGGGACCCTTGCAAAGACAACTATCTTCCTCATGGGAAGCAAAGCCATGCGAGGCGCCCCACTGACTACCTGCGTTCTGTTCAGTATATTCCCTTTGATGATCCTCGGATACGACATATTAAAATTGCACCACCAGCAGGTCTGCAGGACAACActaaatacactgaaaatgcaTGTAGTCCCAGTTCTGGTGCTTTGCAAGAGAGAGATCTTGAAGTACAGTACAACAGTGCCTTTTTGGATGCATCAGACTTGTCCAATTCTGCAAAGGGAGAAAGAACTTCCGACAGCTCCACCCATAGCAACAGATGGTTGGCACCATCCATCCGAGGTCAGGAAAATTGTGCCTTGCCGGACCAAAGAGACAGTTGTAGCACAACTAATCACAGCCCCCGTAACGAAGCCAGTGCAGAGTACACAAAAGGCAAACTTTCTGTAAGAAATTCACATATGGACAGCACCTGTGAGACTGTTACAAAAGTGAAAAAGTTTGAACCTGGAACTGGGATGCAGAGCAAAAagagttcaaagaaaaaaatgaatgaaactaTATTTTGTTTGGTCTCTATCCCAGTTAAATCAGAATCCAATGTGCCAGATACAGATAGGAACAACAACATAACCCAGAGCCCTGATAAGAATGGGTTTGATAACAATGGGGCTTTGCAAGAACAAAGTCTCTTGAGTATGTCTTCGACGGACTTGGAGTTACAAGCGCTTACAGGAAGCATGACCAATAAAAATGAGTTACAAAAACAAGAGCTGTGGAGACCAGAAGAGTTCAAACAAATGAATGACCTCAGATTTATTCAGCCTACAAAACACAGAGAGCTCAAATACTCTGGCTCCTGGCCAGGTGATCAGTACAAAGACCAGCAGACACAGACCAGTTTTGCCGAAGAACCTAAAAGCCCACAATTTTTCCATGGTACAAAGCCTGGGCAGCCCAATAGTAAGAAACCGCTGTCTCCAAAGCTCCTAGGATGTACAGCATCCACAATAGGGTCAAAACAGATAGGGTTACCTTCTGACGAGAGAAGCTGCAGACAGAGGGCTTACGGTATGAAGGGTCAGATGTACCTCAGCCAGTCTAGCAACAGCGCATTTTCTAGGACTGCCACCTCAGTCCTGCAGGCCCCCTCCCCGAAAGCCCACCAGAGCCAGCCTGTGCCTTCCCAGGAGAGGGAAACCAGCCTTCTTTCCAAGGGAGATGTAGTTAAGGGAGAAGCAGGCGCTCCCTGCAACAGTAAAGAGCTGTTTGGGCAGTTCCTGTTGAAGCCTGTAAGTCGCCGTCCCTGGGATGCAATAAGTGAGCTAGAAAGTTTTAACAAGGAGctgcaagggcaggaggagagcccaAGCAGTGAAGAATATTTGGAAAGTGCTGCGGCTTCTCCACAGGCAGGTGCCCTTACACAGAGGAGGGCGTCCAGAAATGAGAATTCGAACCAGGAGCCAAAACACGGTGGGAAATTGGAAGCAGTTGTGCCAGAGGTGCCTGTATTTAAGTCAGGAAGAGTTAAAAGTAAGTCTGAAAGTTGGAGCATGGGGACGGAGCATGGCAGTGAGCCGGGCTGCGTTGGCTCTCAAGGCTCCTCGCAGCCAGGAGGGAGCAGTGAAGGAGTCGGGCCAGCAGATGGAAGTCTGATAACAGAAATGAGGACGGGGGAAGCCAAGAGCAGAACAAGCAAGCAGCCAGTTCGCGTGGGCCCTCTCAAGAGAGTTTTGTCCAGTAGCCCAAGCAGTTCGTGTCGCAGTAATCCTTTCAATAACCCTGTCTTGCAGGAGATGAGCAAAGACCAAAATTACCTAGACTTTGTTAAACTGAGCAAAGGTGCAACTCCCACAAATGATACGGCGTTAGAGAGAGGCTCGGTAGTACGCTTGTCACTAACAAAGAGGAACCAAGGGCACTCTGAGCCAGATTTGAGGTCAGTGGGACTTGATGTAGCCCCGGGACCTGGTGCTAACAATTCTGATCACTCTTCAAATGCAAATGCAGTGGAAATCCCTGTGAATGAGTCATTGCAGGCAAGAGCTGCAAGAATTTTAGGTATAGATATAGCAGTGGAGTCTCTCCTTCCGGATGACCACGTTGGGCCCGCCCCAGGCACTAGCCCTGCAAATGGTGCCCAGGACTTTGAGTCATCAGTGAGGAGCACAGTAAgtgacaaagaaggaaaaaaagatggttctTATGAAGGCAGACGAAAATGTGGCTGGACAGAAAGTGCTCTCTTTGTTGGAGTGGGAAGACGATCTTTATACCCTGATGAATGCCAGACCACTCAGCAGGAAGCCAGCACTAAAACACTGGTAACTGAGCAAGTTCTTGAACAACCTGCAAGTCCTAGCCGAGGTGAGGACCAAAACTTGGTTTGCAAGTCAGCTGTGTATCAGCATTCAGAAAAGAGAGTGAGAAGCACCTCGAAAGTGATAGAGACACTCCAAGGCAAGCTCACTTCTCCACCTAGCCGGACTGCCATGGATCGCTTAGTGCGAATGAAAGAAGTTGACTCTGTGTCCCGGATGAGACGTCTGAGCATTAAGAGCGCAGACTCGGGAGAGGAGGTGGATGAGGAGAAGCTGTCAAGGGTACaagaggagagaggaagcaaACTGGCAAGCTCAGGGGCTGTTTCCAAGCGTGTTATCTCTCTCAGTGAAAATGGATATTTAGGTGGAATGGACAAGAAGAAGATCGACAGAGATTTTTCTTTAGGTAAGACACTATTGTGGGAGATCCAAGTGGGTACCATTTCCTTATGTAATGGGCATGATCCATTTGCTGATGCCCACATAATGCTGCTCAAATAG
- the JCAD gene encoding junctional cadherin 5-associated protein isoform X2, translated as MFSVEDLLISHGYKLSKNPPVSYENRYDGYRHEIVGNRSAQRTLNGFEAESRARAYSKKPLVKTNSSSTESSHGSQGRQAGPGYHHDLQGLSTFHTSEGGVYDRPQLAWSSQPKTDKDLAYWRRRGQDFSVLLGYSQKGGVEMKGVAAAPGAPRHPKESQLKVGTGAGYVRRSGLQESCEVPGDCKWQSLGMESWNQPKKVGRQMSEGDREKLLQELYSLTLGDNVLSAHNKGKSQSLPRVLSPESMRCVEMPPLTNSNNSLSVTKTPSYPPNRLSVEPAKHHETGGHFLPLVKPKYGRPLKPPSYEQQRQTRAPAETAGFQDHYQKDEPISYLAKGNEPRQDACIQESGLEPPVYVPPPSYKSPPHQNVTPHPLNEVPNTNTYATSDQQGPAERVVPCQRPVANTFEVGGDPCKDNYLPHGKQSHARRPTDYLRSVQYIPFDDPRIRHIKIAPPAGLQDNTKYTENACSPSSGALQERDLEVQYNSAFLDASDLSNSAKGERTSDSSTHSNRWLAPSIRGQENCALPDQRDSCSTTNHSPRNEASAEYTKGKLSVRNSHMDSTCETVTKVKKFEPGTGMQSKKSSKKKMNETIFCLVSIPVKSESNVPDTDRNNNITQSPDKNGFDNNGALQEQSLLSMSSTDLELQALTGSMTNKNELQKQELWRPEEFKQMNDLRFIQPTKHRELKYSGSWPGDQYKDQQTQTSFAEEPKSPQFFHGTKPGQPNSKKPLSPKLLGCTASTIGSKQIGLPSDERSCRQRAYGMKGQMYLSQSSNSAFSRTATSVLQAPSPKAHQSQPVPSQERETSLLSKGDVVKGEAGAPCNSKELFGQFLLKPVSRRPWDAISELESFNKELQGQEESPSSEEYLESAAASPQAGALTQRRASRNENSNQEPKHGGKLEAVVPEVPVFKSGRVKSKSESWSMGTEHGSEPGCVGSQGSSQPGGSSEGVGPADGSLITEMRTGEAKSRTSKQPVRVGPLKRVLSSSPSSSCRSNPFNNPVLQEMSKDQNYLDFVKLSKGATPTNDTALERGSVVRLSLTKRNQGHSEPDLRSVGLDVAPGPGANNSDHSSNANAVEIPVNESLQARAARILGIDIAVESLLPDDHVGPAPGTSPANGAQDFESSVRSTVSDKEGKKDGSYEGRRKCGWTESALFVGVGRRSLYPDECQTTQQEASTKTLVTEQVLEQPASPSRGEDQNLVCKSAVYQHSEKRVRSTSKVIETLQGKLTSPPSRTAMDRLVRMKEVDSVSRMRRLSIKSADSGEEVDEEKLSRVQEERGSKLASSGAVSKRVISLSENGYLGGMDKKKIDRDFSLDTYDPTKVEKV; from the exons gGTTTATGACAGGCCTCAATTAGCATGGTCTTCCCAGCCCAAGACTGATAAAGATCTTGCCTACTGGAGAAGACGAGGACAGGACTTCAGCGTGCTCCTGGGCTATTCCCAGAAAGGCGGTGTGGAAATGAAAGGCGTGGCCGCAGCCCCGGGGGCACCCCGGCACCCCAAGGAGAGTCAGCTGAAGGTGGGGACGGGTGCAGGTTATGTCAGAAGAAGCGGCTTGCAGGAGAGCTGTGAAGTGCCTGGCGACTGCAAATGGCAAAGTCTGGGAATGGAAAGCTGGAACCAGCCAAAAAAGGTAGGAAGGCAAATGTCCGAGGGTGACAGGGAGAAGCTGCTTCAAGAGCTGTATTCGCTGACCCTGGGAGACAACGTACTGAGCGCCCACAACAAGGGGAAATCCCAGTCCTTGCCGAGGGTTCTTTCGCCGGAGAGCATGAGGTGCGTGGAAATGCCCCCGCTGACCAACAGTAACAACTCGCTCAGCGTAACTAAAACCCCCTCCTATCCCCCGAACAGACTGAGTGTGGAACCAGCCAAGCACCATGAAACGGGAGGCCATTTCCTTCCCCTGGTGAAACCCAAGTACGGGAGACCTCTGAAACCTCCATCCTATGAACAGCAGCGGCAGACGAGGGCACCTGCAGAAACCGCGGGTTTCCAGGACCACTACCAGAAAGATGAACCCATCTCCTACTTAGCCAAAGGTAATGAGCCCAGGCAAGATGCTTGCATTCAAGAGTCTGGTTTGGAGCCCCCGGTCTACGTACCTCCTCCTTCCTACAAATCCCCACCTCATCAAAACGTGACCCCACATCCCCTCAATGAAGTGCCTAACACCAACACGTATGCCACCAGTGATCAGCAAGGTCCTGCAGAGCGGGTTGTCCCCTGCCAAAGACCAGTTGCGAATACTTTTGAAGTAGGGGGGGACCCTTGCAAAGACAACTATCTTCCTCATGGGAAGCAAAGCCATGCGAGGCGCCCCACTGACTACCTGCGTTCTGTTCAGTATATTCCCTTTGATGATCCTCGGATACGACATATTAAAATTGCACCACCAGCAGGTCTGCAGGACAACActaaatacactgaaaatgcaTGTAGTCCCAGTTCTGGTGCTTTGCAAGAGAGAGATCTTGAAGTACAGTACAACAGTGCCTTTTTGGATGCATCAGACTTGTCCAATTCTGCAAAGGGAGAAAGAACTTCCGACAGCTCCACCCATAGCAACAGATGGTTGGCACCATCCATCCGAGGTCAGGAAAATTGTGCCTTGCCGGACCAAAGAGACAGTTGTAGCACAACTAATCACAGCCCCCGTAACGAAGCCAGTGCAGAGTACACAAAAGGCAAACTTTCTGTAAGAAATTCACATATGGACAGCACCTGTGAGACTGTTACAAAAGTGAAAAAGTTTGAACCTGGAACTGGGATGCAGAGCAAAAagagttcaaagaaaaaaatgaatgaaactaTATTTTGTTTGGTCTCTATCCCAGTTAAATCAGAATCCAATGTGCCAGATACAGATAGGAACAACAACATAACCCAGAGCCCTGATAAGAATGGGTTTGATAACAATGGGGCTTTGCAAGAACAAAGTCTCTTGAGTATGTCTTCGACGGACTTGGAGTTACAAGCGCTTACAGGAAGCATGACCAATAAAAATGAGTTACAAAAACAAGAGCTGTGGAGACCAGAAGAGTTCAAACAAATGAATGACCTCAGATTTATTCAGCCTACAAAACACAGAGAGCTCAAATACTCTGGCTCCTGGCCAGGTGATCAGTACAAAGACCAGCAGACACAGACCAGTTTTGCCGAAGAACCTAAAAGCCCACAATTTTTCCATGGTACAAAGCCTGGGCAGCCCAATAGTAAGAAACCGCTGTCTCCAAAGCTCCTAGGATGTACAGCATCCACAATAGGGTCAAAACAGATAGGGTTACCTTCTGACGAGAGAAGCTGCAGACAGAGGGCTTACGGTATGAAGGGTCAGATGTACCTCAGCCAGTCTAGCAACAGCGCATTTTCTAGGACTGCCACCTCAGTCCTGCAGGCCCCCTCCCCGAAAGCCCACCAGAGCCAGCCTGTGCCTTCCCAGGAGAGGGAAACCAGCCTTCTTTCCAAGGGAGATGTAGTTAAGGGAGAAGCAGGCGCTCCCTGCAACAGTAAAGAGCTGTTTGGGCAGTTCCTGTTGAAGCCTGTAAGTCGCCGTCCCTGGGATGCAATAAGTGAGCTAGAAAGTTTTAACAAGGAGctgcaagggcaggaggagagcccaAGCAGTGAAGAATATTTGGAAAGTGCTGCGGCTTCTCCACAGGCAGGTGCCCTTACACAGAGGAGGGCGTCCAGAAATGAGAATTCGAACCAGGAGCCAAAACACGGTGGGAAATTGGAAGCAGTTGTGCCAGAGGTGCCTGTATTTAAGTCAGGAAGAGTTAAAAGTAAGTCTGAAAGTTGGAGCATGGGGACGGAGCATGGCAGTGAGCCGGGCTGCGTTGGCTCTCAAGGCTCCTCGCAGCCAGGAGGGAGCAGTGAAGGAGTCGGGCCAGCAGATGGAAGTCTGATAACAGAAATGAGGACGGGGGAAGCCAAGAGCAGAACAAGCAAGCAGCCAGTTCGCGTGGGCCCTCTCAAGAGAGTTTTGTCCAGTAGCCCAAGCAGTTCGTGTCGCAGTAATCCTTTCAATAACCCTGTCTTGCAGGAGATGAGCAAAGACCAAAATTACCTAGACTTTGTTAAACTGAGCAAAGGTGCAACTCCCACAAATGATACGGCGTTAGAGAGAGGCTCGGTAGTACGCTTGTCACTAACAAAGAGGAACCAAGGGCACTCTGAGCCAGATTTGAGGTCAGTGGGACTTGATGTAGCCCCGGGACCTGGTGCTAACAATTCTGATCACTCTTCAAATGCAAATGCAGTGGAAATCCCTGTGAATGAGTCATTGCAGGCAAGAGCTGCAAGAATTTTAGGTATAGATATAGCAGTGGAGTCTCTCCTTCCGGATGACCACGTTGGGCCCGCCCCAGGCACTAGCCCTGCAAATGGTGCCCAGGACTTTGAGTCATCAGTGAGGAGCACAGTAAgtgacaaagaaggaaaaaaagatggttctTATGAAGGCAGACGAAAATGTGGCTGGACAGAAAGTGCTCTCTTTGTTGGAGTGGGAAGACGATCTTTATACCCTGATGAATGCCAGACCACTCAGCAGGAAGCCAGCACTAAAACACTGGTAACTGAGCAAGTTCTTGAACAACCTGCAAGTCCTAGCCGAGGTGAGGACCAAAACTTGGTTTGCAAGTCAGCTGTGTATCAGCATTCAGAAAAGAGAGTGAGAAGCACCTCGAAAGTGATAGAGACACTCCAAGGCAAGCTCACTTCTCCACCTAGCCGGACTGCCATGGATCGCTTAGTGCGAATGAAAGAAGTTGACTCTGTGTCCCGGATGAGACGTCTGAGCATTAAGAGCGCAGACTCGGGAGAGGAGGTGGATGAGGAGAAGCTGTCAAGGGTACaagaggagagaggaagcaaACTGGCAAGCTCAGGGGCTGTTTCCAAGCGTGTTATCTCTCTCAGTGAAAATGGATATTTAGGTGGAATGGACAAGAAGAAGATCGACAGAGATTTTTCTTTAG ATACATATGACCCCACCAAAGTTGAAAAGGTGTGA